The DNA window GGACTCCAGACGACCATCGACGATTACGTCGTGAACCTCTCGGTGGCAACACAGGTAGTACAGACGGCAAACCAACACACAAACACGAACTATGAGTGAACGATCAGTCTCGAAGAAATCACAGGAAAAGCGGTGGTACACCGTTCTCGCTCCCGAGCAGTTCGACCGAGAGGAGCTTGGAACGACCCCCGCAGACGAACCGGAGAAGGTGCTCGGTCGCACCATCGAAACAACGCTCGGCGAACTGACGAACAACGCCAGCGAAAACAACACGAAGTTGGTCTTCAAGATCAACGACGTTGGTAGTGACGCGGCGTACACGGAGTTCGTCCGCCACGAACTCACCCGCGACTACCTCCGCAGTCTCGTTCGACGCGGCGCCTCGAAGGTCGAGGCGTACGTCACGGTGCTGACCTCGGACGACTACCGCGTCCAGATTCAGCCCGTCGCCTTCACGACGAAGAAGGCGGACCACAGTCAAGAGATGGCCATCCGTCGCACGATGATCGACATCGTGCAGGACGCCGCGAAGGACCACACCTTCCAGGACCTCATCGACAGCGTCGTCGAGGGTCGCCTCTCCAGCGCGATTTACGGCGACGCGAAGACGATTTACCCGCTTCGCCGCGTCGAAATCCAGAAAGCGACGCTGGAAGCCCACCCCGAAGAGGTCGCCGAGGAAGAGGAGACCTCCGTGGACGTGGACGAAGAAGAAGCCGAAGTCTAAGCGACGCTTCGCGTTTCGTTTTTTAATCGAGCAAAAACCGACGGCAGTTATTTCGCGGTCAATCGACGGCAGTTATTTCGCGGTCAATCGACGGCAGTTATTTCGCGGTCAATCGACGGCAGTTATTTCGCGGTCAATCGACGGCAGTTACTTCGCGGTCAATCGACGGCAGTTACTTCGCGGTCAATCGACGGCAGTTACTTCGCGGTCACTTCTCTTTGACGACGATGGTCCCGGACATGCCCGCTTTCTCGTGCGGAATGCAGAAGTAGGCGTAGTTTCCGGGTACCGTGAACGTGTGCTCGAACGTCGTCCCTTGGTCTACCGCACCTTTGCCGTCCATCCACGCGTCGCGGGCGGTCTGCTCGTCGTCGTAGCCGCCGGAGGCGAAGTACTCGGCGTCCTCCGGGATGCCGTCCTCGTAGGCGGTGACGGTGTGGCGTCGCATTCCCGTGTTTTTCCAGACGACGGTCGTTCCGGCTTCCACCTCGAACGTCTCCGGGTGGAACGCCATCGCGCTCATCCCGATGTCGAAGTCGCCATCCGAACCGGACCCGGACCCCATGTTCATCACGCTCGAACACCCTGCCAAGGTGGCGGATGTCGCGCCGACGACTCCGGCCAAAAACGCTCGGCGGTTCATGCTTTACGCTCTGATTTCCCGTCGTATATGTCTCTCGAAACGTGATTCAGCGGGGCACACCACGAACGATACCGACCAGCATCGACCAGTATCGACCAACATCGCACGGAACGAAGCTGATCTCCATCGAACGGTACCAATCAGTGTTAATCAGTGCTAATCAGTGCCAATTAGTACCAATCAGTACCAGACGGTCGGGTCCGAATTCAGCAGCGCTCCTCGCAGATTCGATCGATGATTCGACCGGTCGAGAGCAGTTCGTCGTCGTCGGGGTCCAGCGGCGAAGCGCGCCGAACGACGCACTCGATTCCGCGTCGATCGAGTTCGGCCTCGATGGCCGCGTCGTCGTGGTGCTGGTCGTAGCCCAACACGATGATGTCCGGGTCGAGGTCTTCGATGGGGGAAAAGATGTCCTCGGGGTGGCCGACGAGCGCGTCGTCCACGACGCCGAGCGCTTCTATCATGTCCCGGCGTTGGCGATTCGACAGAATCGGTGGTTCCTTGTGCGTTACGTTCTCCCGACGCGCGATGATGACCGACAGTCGGTCGCCCATCCCCGCGGCGTCGCGGAGGTAGTGGACGTGGCCGGGGTGAAGGATGTCGAAGGTTCCCTGTGCGAGTACGTGTGTCACTTATCTCTCAGCTCCTCGTCGATGTCCGCCTGCGTGAAGTCGAAGAACGATTCCGCCTCGGGCAGTTCCACGTCGAGCACGTCGAGTCGCTGTGGCTCTCCGTGTCGGTCGAACGCCTGCCAACTGTTTCGCTCGTAGGGCGCGCCGATGATGATGTGGACCGCTCCCTTCTGGAACGTCCCCAAATCCGTATCGCTCGGCCTGAGGACGCCGTTCGGGTGCGAGTGCACCGACCCGACCGCCCGGATGTCGTTGGGGATGGTGCTCGTCTTCACCGTCGCGCTGACGCTGTTCGACTCGGTGCCGGGCATGACGAGTACGTCGGTGATGACGAGGCCGTCGCGGTCGAGGCCGAGTTTCCTCGCCTCCTCGCCACGGAGATAGCCCATGTACTCGTTCGGATGGGCATCGCGGGAGGCTTCGAGCGCGAACGTCAGTGCGCCCTCCGCGATACCGAGAATTTCGTTCGACCGGAACAGCCGCATGTGCTACACTCCGTCCGCCCGCGTTCTAAACGTTGCGAAGGGAGCGGGTCGTCTCTGGCGGGGCGAATCGTCGTGAACGACTGTGGTGGAATCGGTTCGCGGGCGGAGCAGTTGCAAAGCGTTAAAAATAGTGCGGCCGAAAGAACGCACAAGATGAATCCCGCTGAAGACGGTCCCGATGGTGGACCGGATACTCCCGTCGTGTACGAACTCGCGGCGGACTGTACTCTCTCCGATGCGTCTGAGGGCGAGCTGTATCACGCTGTCGTCAACGGTGTCGTCGACTACGGCGTGTTCGTCGACCTCTCCGACTCGGTTTCCGGTCTCGTTCACGAATCGAATCTCTCTACCTCGTACGACGTCGGCGACGAACTCGTCGTCGAACTCGTCGAAGTACGCGATAACGGCGACCTGAGTTTCACGCCGGTCGATATCGACGACCCCGAAACCGTCGCCGTCGCCCACGAGTACGAGGTCGCCGAAACCGGCAGCCTCGGCGAGCAGGTCGGTGACACCGTCCACCTCGAAGGCGAAGTCGTCCAGATAAAACAGACGGGCGGCCCGACCATCTTCCACGTCAGCGACCACACGGGTGTCGTCCCCTGTGCCGCGTTCGAGGAGGCGGGCGTCCGTGCACATCCCGAAATCGATATCGAGGACCTCGTACACCTCGTCGGCGTCGTCGAAGAACGCGACGGTGCGCTGCAGGTCGAAGTCGCGTCCCTCACCGCGCTGGAAGGCGAGGAAGAGGACGTCGTTCGCGACCGAATCGAGACGGCGCTCGACGAGCGAGCGGAACCCCACGACGTGGAGCCGCTCATCGAGTGGCCCGCGCTCGAACAGCTGTTCCCCGACCTCGAAGAAATCGCAAAACAGCTCCGTCGCACGGTGCTCGAAAGCCGACCGATTCGCGTTCGGCACCACGCCGACGGTGACGGTATGTGCGCGAGCCTCCCGGTCGAACTCGCTCTGCGCCGCTTCATCGAGGAGACCCATCAAGCGCCCGAGGCCAAGCGCCACCTGTTCAAGCGCCTGCCGAGCAAGGCACCGTTCTACGAGATGGAGGACGTGACCCGCGACCTAAACTTCGCGCTCGAAGATCAGGCCCGACACGGCCAGAAGCTCCCCCTTCTGCTCATGCTCGACAACGGAAGCACGGAGGAGGACGTCCCCGCGTACGCCAACCTCGCACACTACGACATCCCGATTCTCGTGGTCGACCACCACCACCCCGACCCCGAGGCGGTGGACCCCTATATCGACGGCCACGTCAACCCGTATCTCTACGACGAGGATTACCGCATCACGACGGGGATGATGTGCGTCGAACTCGCGCGGATGATATGGCCCGACATCACGGACGAGCTCCGCCACGTTCCCGCGGTCGCGGGAATCTCCGACCGCTCCAAGGCCGACGCGATGACGGAGTACGTCGAACTCGCCGAGTCGGAAGGCTACGACGAGGAGTTCCTCTCGGACATGGGTGAAGCGCTCGATTACGGCGCGTTCTGGCTGAAGTACGACCCCGGACGGAACCTCATCAACGACGTGCTCAACGTCGGTTGTGACGACGAGGAACGCCACCGCGAACTCGTTTCGTTCCTCTCCAACCGCGCCGAGGAGGACACCGAACAGCAACTCGACGCCGCGATGCCCCACGTCAAACACGAACGATTGGCGAGCGAGGCGCATCTCTACCGCGTTGACGTCGAAAATCACGCTTACCGGTTCACCTACCCTCCGCCAGGAAAGACGACCGGTGAAATCCACGACCGCAAGGTCAAGGAGACGGGCGAACCCGTCATCACCATCGGCTACGGCCCGGACTTCGCTGTCCTCCGAAGCGACGGCGTGCGCCTCGACATCCCCGAGATGGTCACGGAACTCAACGAGGAGGTCGTCGGCGGCGGCGTCAGCGGCGGCGGCCACCTCGTCGTCGGGAGTATCAAGTTCGTCAAGGGCATGCGCGAGCAGGTGCTCGACGCGCTCGTCGAAAAGATGGCCGACGCGGAACTCGACGAGGACCTGCAGAGCACGACGGTCGGACACCAGCAAGACGACTGAACTCCCCGCTGGCTTAGCGTTCTGACTCGAATCGAACCTCCCGTTTTGCGATCCATACCGCGCCAGCGACGCCGACTACGACGAACGCGGCGAGACCGACCGGGAACGTCTTTTCGCCATCTCCCCAGTCGGCCGTGAACACGCGTCCGTAGTACGCACCGGCCGCGTCCCCGTGGAGGACGACGGCGACTTCCCGGTTCTCGCGGGCAGAATGGTTGTTCCAGTTCAGGCTGCCGACGACGACGTGTCGTCCGTCCACGACGACGCCCTTGGCGTGAATTTTCTCGTAGCCGTCCGGGTCGGCGAGTTTTACGTGGAGGGGAAGTCCCTCGTCGTCCGCCCGTTCGTTCAACCAGTCGGCGACCCGCCGGTTGTCGTCGCGGACGTACCACGCGCTGCTGAGGAGGATTTTGACTTCGACGCCGCGGCGGGCGGCGGCGAGCGTCGCGCGGACGAACGGTTGGCCGATGCCGCCTGCCGTCATCTGCTGGACGCAAATCGACTCGTTCGCCGACCGAAGGAGCGAGAGGACGCCCGATTCGGCGTTGTCGGGCGCGACGAGAACGCTCACGGAATCGACGGGGACGCGCTTCGGACGAAACCGCGTCGGGTAGCTTCCGTTCGCGGGCGAGGCGGGGGTGAAGGACCGCCCGGCCCTGAACTTCGACCACGAAACCGTGTCGTTCCACGACGTGTCGGCGACGAACACCTCCCGGAGGTCGGTAGCGGCGTCGCGGCCGACGACGACGCCCCAGCCGCGACTGGCGTGGCCGCCGACCCCCGCTGGTTTCCAGTTCTCGGTCAATACGACGGCCTCGTCGTCCGCGACGGCGTACTTCGCGTGATGGAAGTCGTACCGCCCCAGTTTTCCGCCGATGACTTCGACGGTGACGCCGTGAGCGGCGAGGTCGTCGAGGACGGTCGCCTCCCGCGTCGATAGACCGCCGACCGGCGCGTCATCGACGACGACGTGAACGTCCACGCCCCGGTCGGCCGCCGCGATGAGGACGTCCGCGATGCGACGGGAGGTGAACGAGTATCCGGCCAATAGGATTCGATGACTCGCATTCCGGAGGACGTGCGCGGGGACCTCCGGGTCGTCCGGGAGCACGAACGCGCGGACGCTCGTGGCGTCGGCGCGAGCGATTGATAGGTTCGTCGCGCCCAAGGGACGCCACTTCTTCGTCTTCGGTCGCCAGCATTCCCCGTCCGGGGCATCGGCGTAGCTGACCACGTCCACGCGCTGGGGAACAGTCTCGTTTCGCCACAACGTGATCGTTTCACCCGAATTCGCGAGCGAGAGGTTTGAGAGCGGGAGGGTTCGAAACGAGGTGAGCGATTGGGTACGGTTCGGTGCCGTGGAGAACGCGATACGCCCCGAGACGGTTCGGTCCGGGAGGTCGGCGGTCGCTTCGCCGTCCGAAATCGCCCACTCCGAGAGGTTCGTTCGGTTCTGGAAGGCTACGAGGACGAACTCCCCCGCATCGTCCATCGCCACCGGATTCGGGTACACGGCGACGATTCTCGGCGTGCGGTTCGTCGAGGATGATGCGGAGGCAGAGACGGACGCCGAGGATGATGCGGAGGCCGAGACAGGGGTCGATGCCGTGGGGGGAGTTGTCCCCGGTCCCGACCCTATCCCGGACGCCGATACCGGGGAGACGGCGAGCACCAAGAGGAGCGCGAACGCGACTTTGGCGGACACGGAGCGAAGTGGTTTCGTC is part of the Haladaptatus paucihalophilus DX253 genome and encodes:
- a CDS encoding 30S ribosomal protein S3ae, which translates into the protein MSERSVSKKSQEKRWYTVLAPEQFDREELGTTPADEPEKVLGRTIETTLGELTNNASENNTKLVFKINDVGSDAAYTEFVRHELTRDYLRSLVRRGASKVEAYVTVLTSDDYRVQIQPVAFTTKKADHSQEMAIRRTMIDIVQDAAKDHTFQDLIDSVVEGRLSSAIYGDAKTIYPLRRVEIQKATLEAHPEEVAEEEETSVDVDEEEAEV
- a CDS encoding cupredoxin domain-containing protein produces the protein MNRRAFLAGVVGATSATLAGCSSVMNMGSGSGSDGDFDIGMSAMAFHPETFEVEAGTTVVWKNTGMRRHTVTAYEDGIPEDAEYFASGGYDDEQTARDAWMDGKGAVDQGTTFEHTFTVPGNYAYFCIPHEKAGMSGTIVVKEK
- a CDS encoding adenylyltransferase/cytidyltransferase family protein, whose amino-acid sequence is MTHVLAQGTFDILHPGHVHYLRDAAGMGDRLSVIIARRENVTHKEPPILSNRQRRDMIEALGVVDDALVGHPEDIFSPIEDLDPDIIVLGYDQHHDDAAIEAELDRRGIECVVRRASPLDPDDDELLSTGRIIDRICEERC
- a CDS encoding Mov34/MPN/PAD-1 family protein, encoding MRLFRSNEILGIAEGALTFALEASRDAHPNEYMGYLRGEEARKLGLDRDGLVITDVLVMPGTESNSVSATVKTSTIPNDIRAVGSVHSHPNGVLRPSDTDLGTFQKGAVHIIIGAPYERNSWQAFDRHGEPQRLDVLDVELPEAESFFDFTQADIDEELRDK
- a CDS encoding DHH family phosphoesterase, translated to MNPAEDGPDGGPDTPVVYELAADCTLSDASEGELYHAVVNGVVDYGVFVDLSDSVSGLVHESNLSTSYDVGDELVVELVEVRDNGDLSFTPVDIDDPETVAVAHEYEVAETGSLGEQVGDTVHLEGEVVQIKQTGGPTIFHVSDHTGVVPCAAFEEAGVRAHPEIDIEDLVHLVGVVEERDGALQVEVASLTALEGEEEDVVRDRIETALDERAEPHDVEPLIEWPALEQLFPDLEEIAKQLRRTVLESRPIRVRHHADGDGMCASLPVELALRRFIEETHQAPEAKRHLFKRLPSKAPFYEMEDVTRDLNFALEDQARHGQKLPLLLMLDNGSTEEDVPAYANLAHYDIPILVVDHHHPDPEAVDPYIDGHVNPYLYDEDYRITTGMMCVELARMIWPDITDELRHVPAVAGISDRSKADAMTEYVELAESEGYDEEFLSDMGEALDYGAFWLKYDPGRNLINDVLNVGCDDEERHRELVSFLSNRAEEDTEQQLDAAMPHVKHERLASEAHLYRVDVENHAYRFTYPPPGKTTGEIHDRKVKETGEPVITIGYGPDFAVLRSDGVRLDIPEMVTELNEEVVGGGVSGGGHLVVGSIKFVKGMREQVLDALVEKMADAELDEDLQSTTVGHQQDD
- a CDS encoding phospholipase D-like domain-containing protein encodes the protein MLPDDPEVPAHVLRNASHRILLAGYSFTSRRIADVLIAAADRGVDVHVVVDDAPVGGLSTREATVLDDLAAHGVTVEVIGGKLGRYDFHHAKYAVADDEAVVLTENWKPAGVGGHASRGWGVVVGRDAATDLREVFVADTSWNDTVSWSKFRAGRSFTPASPANGSYPTRFRPKRVPVDSVSVLVAPDNAESGVLSLLRSANESICVQQMTAGGIGQPFVRATLAAARRGVEVKILLSSAWYVRDDNRRVADWLNERADDEGLPLHVKLADPDGYEKIHAKGVVVDGRHVVVGSLNWNNHSARENREVAVVLHGDAAGAYYGRVFTADWGDGEKTFPVGLAAFVVVGVAGAVWIAKREVRFESER